The Salvia splendens isolate huo1 chromosome 20, SspV2, whole genome shotgun sequence nucleotide sequence aaatgtaatagaaaataagttgaaaaagttaatgaaatatttattgatcctacttttattcttttatagtatattataatactccctcctattagttttataatataataaaatgtgagtaagaatgaattagtgaaatataaaGTCTACTACTAAAATGGTTAAAGTGAAATGTAACAAATtatataagaaatataaaaataaaaataaatgacaaGTTTTCAAAATCGGAGGGAGAAGTACTGGACTATTTTATGGGAGAGGGAAATATTGTGTAGGTCTGTTGGAGGTGTATGTCCGACAAATTTATTTaagcaaaaatacaaatttatttaagcaaaaatacaaatttatttaAGCAAAAATATAagacaaccccttaaatctagAAAATTTAACATGATAAAGGATATGTACCAGAGTTAAATCTAGGATACATATCTGATCAAGTTTAaagtagtatttaatttgttataaaATTGTAATATTTGAATATAAGACTtgggtggcgttcggttgccatgactaatatcatgagactatttatttaggattaagttgtgagattattttagttggaggaggagactatgactaattatcatgagactatccatctgaGATTAAATTGAAGGATTCAATCTTATAAActaaacatgatacatatttaatcatgagatttaatcttgtcaaCCAATCACCCAGTATTGATATTGTACCAGATAACCGGAATGCTGACTGGATTTCCATATTGCAAAatcacttttaaaaataaaaaattaagacaGCTTTTAGTCGAAATCAACAATGAGCACTATAATGATGAATTGAGATTCTAcaaaaaataaaccaaaaaaacCCATTAAATATGAGACAATCTTGCAAAGCCAAAGTAAAATCAAACACTGCAAGAGCAGATTAAATTCTTTAGTCCTCGAAAGCCAAAGTAATACTACAACACATGCTTAACCAAGCTGCAAGAATTGCGCCATACAACCTTCCAATATAATCAATCTTTCCCTGCACCAACTAAAACCACAGGGAGATGGAGATGAGCTATTTCTCCCAAGCATGGGACATGAAACAAATTTACATCATTATTATCCTTACCCAATCAAAGTtaaaaataaatggaaaattATGAGAGAAAGCTTCAACTGCTGCATCCTGACTGTATAGTATGATCTACCTGCAAATGAAAGCATGGATCCTCTTCTAGCAGATAACAGTGTCTCACAAGCCTTCAAATGACAATAAGAAATACGAGGCATCCTCAAATATGCTCTACAAGTAAGAGCAATTTACCAACCTCTTCAGCTCATTATATCTCCTGCACGAACATACAAGAGAACCACGAACaagaatactccctccgttccatagtaatagagtcattttgctattttggtacgttccatagtaatagagtcatttctctttttagtaaaagtccacacatttctccacacctactttactctctcttactttattctctcttcatttctctacctttttcattttccactttattctccctttacttaactcacctaacacaattttcttaatctctgtgccgaaaagaaacgcctccattactatggagCGTAGGGAGTACAACTTTACTCCATAACAGAATTGAGCAGATTATGCAAATTGTCAGTTACCATTGGGAGGTGATCCAGCAAAGCAACCATGGCTTCAGTGAAACATCTTGCGAATAAAATAAGGTAGATGTATAACAGCTTTCTACAATAGGATATGAAAGTATGCTGGCGAGCTAGATGTCAGAGGGAAAGTATGCATTATAGTTAGTTACCTGATTGAAGGAGTCACGAGATGTTTCAAACAATCCCAGCtcttaaaaatttaaatgcCATAAAAGAGTCCAATGACTACCACTTATGATCACCATACCTGCAAGTAAAATGTCTAAACTGCATCAGATTACGTTCAGAAAAACATCAAGCATGACCACTGAAATTCATGCACTTAGAATTTTTCTTTATCCTATCCTTTCTTTTACCTGGGTGGGTGCTTGCTTGGAGAACTTGGAGAAAAGAATAGGTTCTTGTGCTAATACTAATACAACAAAcagaattttataaaaatgtcaGCAATAGCCACCTAATATGTTCTCTGATTCAGAAAATATACATTCAGAGACGAGgattatttattgaaaaatacAAGGTAGCAATAAACacaaatacattaataaatatttaacagGATCCACACATATTTGCTCTATATACTTATAAAATGCATGTGAAAGGAATTACACAAGGCATGATGGCATCATCATCCAGGAAACAGAGGGTGAAGATAATAAACTTATAAAAGCACAAGAGATCAACATAAAGAAACTTAGTGCAAGGGAGCAGGATATATTTAATGAAAGTACAGGGAGCCAACACTGTAAAAATTGAAGTACAGGGAGGAAATGACATAAAAGTAAAGTATAGGGGATAAAATATGCCTTTTCCAGTTAACTATCATGGAAGTAACAACTGAAGTTACATAGACAAACATGCAATCTTACCCTTTACAAGtaacataattaataattaaatcaacAAAAACATTACCTTTTACACATTTGACCTTTTGAAAAGAAGGGGAGAAAGCTATATTTCCAAGCACTGAGTCTTGAACTCCAAAATATAAAGACAAAAGAGCAACATAAACAGTATCATTATTAGAGATGGTTTATCTTTTGTATGAGCAATGAAAAGAGCATAATTTAACCTTGAAAGCGTACACATTTGAATATATAATTGGTAACAAATTAAACTAAGAATAGCCAAGAGATAAGCAGGTTATGTGACAGAATTCTGTATATTTGTTTCCATAAAAATTTTCTAAGCTGTACACATCTTACAAGTCACAAAACAATTCATTTCTCTTCTAAGCCGGAAGAAAAAGGTTAGGGGTCTCCAGCTTCTACCTTTAAAATACAAGTTAACATAATGAGTTCCAAAAAAGTATTCCACATCAATCGACCAACTTTTATATTGGAAGATGAAAAATTGTGTATAAGATCTGATTACACCCATCCAATGTTTGAGGGCTTTGCTATGTCATCATGATTTGGCCGTATTTGGACAAACAATAATAGCTATTTCCCAATCTTTGTATGCATTCAGTACAGATGCAAGCACAAGTACCATCTACCAGTAGAGCTTCAGTTTGGGGATAGCCACAAGCTGTAAGAAACTGCTTGAACTATGACTAAATAGCCACACAGCTTCTCAATCCTGTGTTCGGGTGCACCAATTAATCTTTGTCAAAAGATCACAACTTTGCACCTGGCTTCATTCTCATGTGCCTTTCAATCAGCATGTCCACAAATGCACGAATCTGCCCACAATATAAAGTGAGATTGTGAAAaatcaacacaaaaataaacaacCAACGAAATAGATAAGAGAGCATAAAACAACTGAAGAAAATGGTAAACATTTCAGTAAAACATAACAAAGATCACCTAAGTAGCCTTTACCAAAAATTGACCACAGAAGTAACCTTTACATAGAAAATTGTGGTTAAAAATGTCAGCATCTAAGTTAAGTTTGTCAATGTACATACTCTAGAATCCACATAAAAGGACtaatgtaaaacaaaatcaGCAGAGCCAGCAGACCACAAAAATCTTCCTGTAGAACAAAACATTTCTTATGTATACATGTGCTAATCATAGCCAAAAAGCCTATAAGGTAGCTTaaacataatgaagattttgTTTTTTGCATTCTTTTGAGAGGACATAATTTGAAGAGTTGATTACATGTTATCGTGCAATCATGGCACAAGGTTGCCAAAACAGTTTATGGAAAAGTAACCCTTTGGGAAGGATCCCAGGCTGCTAGAGTGTGAAAGAGGACTTTCTGCAGTCCCCTATCAGAGTGGTTATACTACATAAAGCATACTATACCGTTTAAGGGTTATATGGCCTTATAAGTGAGAATATATGATACCCACCTTATTTTTACGTTTGAAATCAAGAAATTCAAAAACAGCCATTGCTTTTTCAGAATCAGTAGTCTGTTCCATGACCTGAAACATAGTAAAAAGTAAGAAACATAAAACATGTTTCACAGGGAGGGAGACCAGTAAAAATGGTATAAGAAATAACCTTGGTTGCCGTTTTCTTCATTATTGACTTGTAACCTTCCCTATCAATTTTCCTTGCTTTATAAAGGGGCATGAGCAAGGAAGCCACATAATCCACAACTGACTGCTTTATACGCTCTGATCCTCTAGGTTGGTTCCCTTTGGATTCTTTGCTAATTGTAACTTGAGAGGCAGAGCTCTCATTTGCTGGTCCATCATGTTTCCAGTTATGCAACTTTGAACTCATGTTTGAATCCTCCTCATCTGTTATGTGCATCGTCCCATGAGAGGAACTAGCTGCTGCTGCCTGGCATTGCCATCTTTCAATAGCACTGTAATCTTTAATCCCGATGCTACCAGCATTATCCACCCATGCTTTTGTCAATATGCTGCTATCTACAGCTACACTTTCCCCAGAGAGCTCTCCAATGATCAGctgattaggaatttcattagAGTGGCTCCGATGTGAACGATTGTCAACCGACATTTTTGAACTCTCGAGGTTGACACCAGTAGCGGAGAAATCAACTGACCAATCTCTAACCCTGCAGTTCCTAGAATCTATGTCAGATAAGCAATCTTGTCTTCCTATGGCAGCCCCAGACCAATTCTTTCTACTGTCACACTCATCCATATTACCATGCTGCTCACGCATGGCAAATTTGTGAAACGAGAGAATCTTGGGGGCCTGTTTCAATGCATTATGCTTTGCACCAGAAGCAGCAAATGCCTGCAGAACGCATCCCAAAAAACATTAAATTGGTCAGAGGCATAACAGAAGAAAATCTACAAAAAAAAACCCAGCGGAAGCAGTACATAGGGTTTCCTTGTGCAAAAGGAGCAGTTGGAAACTGGAGTACATGCAGTGCAGCAGCTAAAGGAATGAGAgcttaaaaagatgttgtcttcATCTGAACACCCATGAGAATACGAAAGAGGCAACAGAGGACAGCATGTACGAACGGGCATATTTAATGTCAAGAACAGAACAACGTCCAGTGATgtcaaagtcaaaatattgtgaATCCAGAGGAACTGCAAAATGTCTCTTTTTACATAATCAAAATGACCTTAAAGCATGTATAGAATCTTGGAGAAATGACTCTACGCAGTGAAAACCAAAACAAGTGAAGCAAGCTTCAATATTTCAATTTGACGCCTTTGGATTGATAGGAAGTCCGCTTTTACCTCATAATATGGACAGCAGGAGTTATAAGGAGCGATCAGTTTACCAAATCCAgcatatataaaaaattcatattacaaaataaagctgcgattagaaaatatgaatgatgaaaaaagaacaagaagcaaaCCTTGGCAGCAGCAATTGCTGCAGCACGAGCAGCTTCTGCTGCAGCAAAGGCAACCTTTTCTTCTTCAGACATTATAGCATCACCATTTCTGCTTGAACCATTAGAGTTGGAGAGCTGAGTTTCTGACTTTGGGTTAATTCTTGTTCCTGGTTGAACAGATTCATCAATCAGTGTCTTAGTGTTTATGGTGGATGGGAACTGGAATCCGGCACTCTTGCTCTCCATATGATGTATGCGGAGTGGTGGCTTCCCAAAAACAGGAGATTTGCTTTTTGAATCCAGTGTCGACTGCCTGAGTAATTTCAGCCTATTAGAAGCCTTTTCCTTACGAAAAAGTTCAACCCACACGCTCACAAGCTGGCTAGCTATTGCGCGTATATCACGGCTGGTATGAACACACACTTTCTCTTTCACGGTTTTTCCAATACCTAAGGGAAGTAGTAAGAAATAAACAATTACTATGATGCTTGATGTATTGAGTTgtatagaaaataaattaaagggACAATCATGCAAACAAGATTTTTCACCTGTCCTAAAGTACTAGGGCAATAAACTTCAGAAGAGAAACAAAATTCAAAAAGATTATATGAAAAAACATTTAGTCAACCTTAATAACATTCACAATAGGAACACACAAGAAATTTAATGCCAAATGATTCtgcatactccctccgtcccacaagagtatgcactttctaattttgggaagtcttttctctctaattaggtgagacccattctccactaacaatacttcaattactttttctttttatctctcttactttaccaattgtgcattaaaacttgtgcccaaccaagagtgcatactcttgtgggacggagggagtatgagttTATACAGTACTATGATGAGAACAGGAAGGCTGGTTAGCAATCAGAGAAAATAGTGCACTCACCTGAGAAACGAACAGCAAGCAAATCATTTGAAACAAGTACAAGTAGACGGACACAATGGCGCAAGAGCTGGGTTCCATCCTTTCCCATTGAATCCTGAAACCACAAATCAAATTTGAATACTGACAGTTTTTGTATCAAGAAAAGTTTAGTGGAAAGCGGAAACTATGGAATAACCTAGCTTGGAAGGCAAAACAGAATATCAAGTGGAGCACTTACCAGAATCCATGAGTTAAGGGTACTGAGCCCTTCTTTAGTGCTAGCGAAGGTCTTTAAAAACCCAACAGGAAGTTTTAACAACTCTTTGGCTAGATGTAATCTCCCAGCTGTAGTTCTTGCAGTGAAAAACATATCCTTCAATATTGAGCCCCAAGTTGATAACTGGGACTCATCCAAAGAATTCTTATACAATGAGCTAGACAAATCTAAAGTCTCTAGCCGCCTGACAATGTCCTTTATTTCACTCCTTCCAACATCCGAGTGTCTTCTCGCAGCCTCCATGGCCTCCACTTCTGCAGTGTAATCAATTCCTGTATTCAATATATCTATTATTCGTACAGCCTCTCGAAGCCCACTCATCATTGCACCACCAACAGTGTCAGGATGCTCCTTGCATGTTGCTTCACCAgcaaaaaacaaacaattatCCACTGGCCTTCCCAAAATATCATAGTCTTCTCCAGATGAACCCACAGCAACATAGGAATAAGCCCCATAGCTGTAAGGGTCTCTTCCCCAGTCAGTTACTACGGATGCAACTGGGTCGGGAACTTTATCTTCCCCAAATAATTTCCGGAGAACACTCAAGGCATGACAAACATGATCAGAAGAATTTATATTTTGGCCGTCAACAGCAGCCTTACCAGCAAGCAAGGCTATAAGAACAGGTGCTCCAACTGTTTTCTTGACATTCCAGAACATAAAGCATCTGCCACGTTGGTCTGTAAATTCAGCAGTGGCACCAAAGTAGTCAATACTTTCATCCCAAAATACTTCAGGAAATTCCATGACCACCTTATTGAGGACACCGAATCCAAGTCTCTTTATAGAAATATATTTCCAATGAGGCAGAGGTGGTGAGAATTTAACTGTTTCTGCTTTAAGACATCCAAGTGGTACAGTGACCAGAACTGCATCTCCTGAAAATTCATTCCCATTTGATGTAGTAACTTTAACTATTCTGCATAGTTCATTATTTGTCTGACAGTCCTTTGGGATATATGATATATCTGTAACAACATGGTCCAAGTGAATGCAAATTCCTTCTGCGAGAGATTCAACAACAGTGCTGTAACCTCCTTTTATCATACAATGAGCTCCACCAAACCCTCCATACACATCATCTTGGTTCCAGTTTGGAAGTGAGACTTCTTTGAGCAAAGCAGCACAACCATACTCTAAGTGAGCGAAATGCCAGTCCATGACTCTTCTTTCAAGAGGATTGACACCATCTAGTTTAGAAATCTGAGAATTGGGATTTCCATCATCTGTGGAAAACCGTTCAGCAGCCACAGAGTTATCTTGAGATCTAATGGGCATAGGTTCTGTGTGATCTAGTCCATGATGAGAGACATGACGACTCTTGAGTCCATATTCTAAGCCATCCTCGAGAGACATCTTCATGGCACATTCCCCCTTTTCAGCAGCGAGCAGCTCCATGTCATCCAGTAGGCTATTATACTCAGCTTCTAAAGCTTCATCCAGATCTGCGGGAACTTTCTCACCAGTCACAGTATCATATAGGGGACAATCACTGTTCAATACCGTCAATTCAAGTCCTAACTGAGCACAAATCAAGGAAGAAGGATCGGGTCTTCTTTCTGAGGTCACATCTGCTTCTACACCTGTAATAATGCTAGCTCCAAGATCTACGGGAACACTTAAAGATGCATGATCAGTAAAAACACGACCCCCTAACCTGCTCCTAGCCTCAAGGACTGTAACAATGAA carries:
- the LOC121782762 gene encoding lysine-specific histone demethylase 1 homolog 3-like isoform X1, which codes for MVQAMDEEDNKIVPKRKSKHFGTPVDSGDDEPIGTLLKLKTKRKSKRNRIAADGGGQKSGEVEKMVAEDDELGGMDDTLANFRKKLRGPKKKGVSAIAAVKDWSSNASEPLCQSLLDESVKGCGSDSNLTSESKRRCLGTNEGESSEAAMVMESTKGKAKMKNKRSKVNLDAKILENSESNDLGYDICRNDALQHVKEVASEPEGEASEDSLSAFLQKVQSGMAAKSRNPSRLKLLKVSDDGAYSSVGSEALVDKRQREILIPDDKCCATTVQGSLIPNMVEKSVYDSPPKDLNCILGNPSDSKQGIISSTPDSNHASRSTDFMDDSSTNVIPKKSAFKTSALTSASSLRTEFGGDMIKSESTEEQPVLGNGPPDSINFLDTKIDVVCCVEAEDLGTSTSLYEGKARTNGDVKHDRVLDNGLFPSYSGQVQIHSSPFMFDKPWREHHSEYKSSPVSASENKNFEVVFLKHNGDSEEINESERTLGPTHVLLENECGPNRDDPSASEEINETSYSSIMLDHQGNCAKDNACQADPQTQDSTLSVGQRAARNAKKQRHGDVAYEGDINWDILIHSQDLFGSHRADKTREKLNPSSTAMDAESGKAAAVAMGLKARAVGPLEKIKFKEILKRKGGLQEYLDCRNHVLSAWNKDVSRVLPLADFGVSDAPLVAKSPHALLIRDVFIFLDQRGYINFGVTSEKEKSANCIKHDLKVLAEEFGENAKLHLPDSDGGVSFILGKGKNQETCIEGNDDDASANGNLTGRVVSEYGPAHIEAFETSSPCILEQSPQDDSRGTNAFDPKPSNEAATSEYMALPCKQENGGKVPAVHPDLLLASETGSAIPMPPINGGKKNVIVVGAGPAGLTAARHLQRQGFIVTVLEARSRLGGRVFTDHASLSVPVDLGASIITGVEADVTSERRPDPSSLICAQLGLELTVLNSDCPLYDTVTGEKVPADLDEALEAEYNSLLDDMELLAAEKGECAMKMSLEDGLEYGLKSRHVSHHGLDHTEPMPIRSQDNSVAAERFSTDDGNPNSQISKLDGVNPLERRVMDWHFAHLEYGCAALLKEVSLPNWNQDDVYGGFGGAHCMIKGGYSTVVESLAEGICIHLDHVVTDISYIPKDCQTNNELCRIVKVTTSNGNEFSGDAVLVTVPLGCLKAETVKFSPPLPHWKYISIKRLGFGVLNKVVMEFPEVFWDESIDYFGATAEFTDQRGRCFMFWNVKKTVGAPVLIALLAGKAAVDGQNINSSDHVCHALSVLRKLFGEDKVPDPVASVVTDWGRDPYSYGAYSYVAVGSSGEDYDILGRPVDNCLFFAGEATCKEHPDTVGGAMMSGLREAVRIIDILNTGIDYTAEVEAMEAARRHSDVGRSEIKDIVRRLETLDLSSSLYKNSLDESQLSTWGSILKDMFFTARTTAGRLHLAKELLKLPVGFLKTFASTKEGLSTLNSWILDSMGKDGTQLLRHCVRLLVLVSNDLLAVRFSGIGKTVKEKVCVHTSRDIRAIASQLVSVWVELFRKEKASNRLKLLRQSTLDSKSKSPVFGKPPLRIHHMESKSAGFQFPSTINTKTLIDESVQPGTRINPKSETQLSNSNGSSRNGDAIMSEEEKVAFAAAEAARAAAIAAAKFLWIHNILTLTSLDVVLFLTLNMPVRTCCPLLPLSYSHGCSDEDNIFLSSHSFSCCTACTPVSNCSFCTRKPYAFAASGAKHNALKQAPKILSFHKFAMREQHGNMDECDSRKNWSGAAIGRQDCLSDIDSRNCRVRDWSVDFSATGVNLESSKMSVDNRSHRSHSNEIPNQLIIGELSGESVAVDSSILTKAWVDNAGSIGIKDYSAIERWQCQAAAASSSHGTMHITDEEDSNMSSKLHNWKHDGPANESSASQVTISKESKGNQPRGSERIKQSVVDYVASLLMPLYKARKIDREGYKSIMKKTATKVMEQTTDSEKAMAVFEFLDFKRKNKIRAFVDMLIERHMRMKPGAKL
- the LOC121782762 gene encoding lysine-specific histone demethylase 1 homolog 3-like isoform X2 codes for the protein MVQAMDEEDNKIVPKRKSKHFGTPVDSGDDEPIGTLLKLKTKRKSKRNRIAADGGGQKSGEVEKMVAEDDELGGMDDTLANFRKKLRGPKKKGVSAIAAVKDWSSNASEPLCQSLLDESVKGCGSDSNLTSESKRRCLGTNEGESSEAAMVMESTKGKAKMKNKRSKVNLDAKILENSESNDLGYDICRNDALQHVKEVASEPEGEASEDSLSAFLQKVQSGMAAKSRNPSRLKLLKVSDDGAYSSVGSEALVDKRQREILIPDDKCCATTVQGSLIPNMVEKSVYDSPPKDLNCILGNPSDSKQGIISSTPDSNHASRSTDFMDDSSTNVIPKKSAFKTSALTSASSLRTEFGGDMIKSESTEEQPVLGNGPPDSINFLDTKIDVVCCVEAEDLGTSTSLYEGKARTNGDVKHDRVLDNGLFPSYSGQVQIHSSPFMFDKPWREHHSEYKSSPVSASENKNFEVVFLKHNGDSEEINESERTLGPTHVLLENECGPNRDDPSASEEINETSYSSIMLDHQGNCAKDNACQADPQTQDSTLSVGQRAARNAKKQRHGDVAYEGDINWDILIHSQDLFGSHRADKTREKLNPSSTAMDAESGKAAAVAMGLKARAVGPLEKIKFKEILKRKGGLQEYLDCRNHVLSAWNKDVSRVLPLADFGVSDAPLVAKSPHALLIRDVFIFLDQRGYINFGVTSEKEKSANCIKHDLKVLAEEFGENAKLHLPDSDGGVSFILGKGKNQETCIEGNDDDASANGNLTGRVVSEYGPAHIEAFETSSPCILEQSPQDDSRGTNAFDPKPSNEAATSEYMALPCKQENGGKVPAVHPDLLLASETGSAIPMPPINGGKKNVIVVGAGPAGLTAARHLQRQGFIVTVLEARSRLGGRVFTDHASLSVPVDLGASIITGVEADVTSERRPDPSSLICAQLGLELTVLNSDCPLYDTVTGEKVPADLDEALEAEYNSLLDDMELLAAEKGECAMKMSLEDGLEYGLKSRHVSHHGLDHTEPMPIRSQDNSVAAERFSTDDGNPNSQISKLDGVNPLERRVMDWHFAHLEYGCAALLKEVSLPNWNQDDVYGGFGGAHCMIKGGYSTVVESLAEGICIHLDHVVTDISYIPKDCQTNNELCRIVKVTTSNGNEFSGDAVLVTVPLGCLKAETVKFSPPLPHWKYISIKRLGFGVLNKVVMEFPEVFWDESIDYFGATAEFTDQRGRCFMFWNVKKTVGAPVLIALLAGKAAVDGQNINSSDHVCHALSVLRKLFGEDKVPDPVASVVTDWGRDPYSYGAYSYVAVGSSGEDYDILGRPVDNCLFFAGEATCKEHPDTVGGAMMSGLREAVRIIDILNTGIDYTAEVEAMEAARRHSDVGRSEIKDIVRRLETLDLSSSLYKNSLDESQLSTWGSILKDMFFTARTTAGRLHLAKELLKLPVGFLKTFASTKEGLSTLNSWILDSMGKDGTQLLRHCVRLLVLVSNDLLAVRFSGIGKTVKEKVCVHTSRDIRAIASQLVSVWVELFRKEKASNRLKLLRQSTLDSKSKSPVFGKPPLRIHHMESKSAGFQFPSTINTKTLIDESVQPGTRINPKSETQLSNSNGSSRNGDAIMSEEEKVAFAAAEAARAAAIAAAKAFAASGAKHNALKQAPKILSFHKFAMREQHGNMDECDSRKNWSGAAIGRQDCLSDIDSRNCRVRDWSVDFSATGVNLESSKMSVDNRSHRSHSNEIPNQLIIGELSGESVAVDSSILTKAWVDNAGSIGIKDYSAIERWQCQAAAASSSHGTMHITDEEDSNMSSKLHNWKHDGPANESSASQVTISKESKGNQPRGSERIKQSVVDYVASLLMPLYKARKIDREGYKSIMKKTATKVMEQTTDSEKAMAVFEFLDFKRKNKIRAFVDMLIERHMRMKPGAKL